Proteins encoded within one genomic window of Lepidochelys kempii isolate rLepKem1 chromosome 11, rLepKem1.hap2, whole genome shotgun sequence:
- the BBS5 gene encoding BBSome complex member BBS5 isoform X2, with translation MLGAARPSGSDVRQMKMRPGEVLIDCLDSIEDTKGNNGDRGRLLVTNLRIIWHSLALPRVNLSVGYNCIINITTRTANSKLRGQTEALYILTKCNNTRFEFIFTNVVPGSPRLFTSVIAVHRAYETSKMYRDLKLRSALIQNKQLRLLPQEQVYDKINGVWNLSSDQGNLGTFFITNVRIVWHANMNDSFNVSIPYLQIRSIKIRDSKFGLALVIESSQQSGGYVLGFKIDPVEKLQEAVKEINSLYRVYSASPIFGVDYEMEEKPQPLEDLTVEQVQDDVEIESDEQTDAFVAYFADGNKQQDREPVFSEELGLAIEKLKDGFTLQGLWEVMG, from the exons ATGCTAGGAGCCGCCAGGCCCTCCGGCTCGGATGTGCG ACAAATGAAAATGAGACCAGGAGAGGTTCTTATAGACTGTTTAGATTCTATTGAAGATACCAAAGGAAACAATGGAGACAGAG GTAGACTTCTAGTGACAAATTTACGGATTATTTGGCACTCATTGGCATTACCTAGAGTCAATCTCT CTGTTGGTTACAACTGCATTATAAATATAACCACGAGAACCGCTAACTCA AAACTACGAGGACAGACAGAAGCTCTTTATATATTAACTAAATGTAACAATACACGGTTCGAGTTCATATTTACTAATGTGGTTCCTGGGAGTCCCAGACTTTTCACTTCAGTTATTGCTGTACACAG AGCTTATGAAACTTCTAAAATGTACCGTGATCTTAAGCTGAGAAGTGCATTGATTCAAAACAAGCAACTGAGATTATTACCGCAAGAACAAGTATATGACAAAATCAATGGAGTCTGGAATTTATCTAGCGACCAG GGAAATCTGGGGACCTTTTTCATTACTAATGTGAGAATAGTTTGGCATGCAAATATGAATGACAGCTTTAATGTCAGCATACCATATCTGCAAATT CGTTCAATAAAGATTAGAGACTCAAAGTTTGGCTTGGCACTTGTCATAGAAAGTTCTCAGCAG AGTGGAGGATATGTACTTGGTTTTAAAATAGACCCTGTGGAGAAACTACAGGAGGCAGTGAAAGAAATAAATTCACTGTATAGAGTTTACTCAGCTAGCCCTATATTTGGAGTGGATTATGAAATGGAAGAAAAG CCTCAACCTCTTGAAGATCTGACAGTCGAACAGGTTCAGGATGATGTGGAAATCGAATCTGATGAACAGACAGATGCTTTTGTG gCTTACTTTGCTGATGGTAATAAG CAACAAGATCGGGAACCTGTATTTTCAGAAGAACTGGGACTAGCAATAGAGAAACTGAAGGATGGATTCACGCTTCAGGGACTCTGGGAAGTAATGGGTTGA
- the BBS5 gene encoding BBSome complex member BBS5 isoform X4: MFASTSPRSRLLVTNLRIIWHSLALPRVNLSVGYNCIINITTRTANSKLRGQTEALYILTKCNNTRFEFIFTNVVPGSPRLFTSVIAVHRAYETSKMYRDLKLRSALIQNKQLRLLPQEQVYDKINGVWNLSSDQGNLGTFFITNVRIVWHANMNDSFNVSIPYLQIRSIKIRDSKFGLALVIESSQQSGGYVLGFKIDPVEKLQEAVKEINSLYRVYSASPIFGVDYEMEEKPQPLEDLTVEQVQDDVEIESDEQTDAFVAYFADGNKQQDREPVFSEELGLAIEKLKDGFTLQGLWEVMG, from the exons ATGTTCGCTTCGACATCTCCCCGCA GTAGACTTCTAGTGACAAATTTACGGATTATTTGGCACTCATTGGCATTACCTAGAGTCAATCTCT CTGTTGGTTACAACTGCATTATAAATATAACCACGAGAACCGCTAACTCA AAACTACGAGGACAGACAGAAGCTCTTTATATATTAACTAAATGTAACAATACACGGTTCGAGTTCATATTTACTAATGTGGTTCCTGGGAGTCCCAGACTTTTCACTTCAGTTATTGCTGTACACAG AGCTTATGAAACTTCTAAAATGTACCGTGATCTTAAGCTGAGAAGTGCATTGATTCAAAACAAGCAACTGAGATTATTACCGCAAGAACAAGTATATGACAAAATCAATGGAGTCTGGAATTTATCTAGCGACCAG GGAAATCTGGGGACCTTTTTCATTACTAATGTGAGAATAGTTTGGCATGCAAATATGAATGACAGCTTTAATGTCAGCATACCATATCTGCAAATT CGTTCAATAAAGATTAGAGACTCAAAGTTTGGCTTGGCACTTGTCATAGAAAGTTCTCAGCAG AGTGGAGGATATGTACTTGGTTTTAAAATAGACCCTGTGGAGAAACTACAGGAGGCAGTGAAAGAAATAAATTCACTGTATAGAGTTTACTCAGCTAGCCCTATATTTGGAGTGGATTATGAAATGGAAGAAAAG CCTCAACCTCTTGAAGATCTGACAGTCGAACAGGTTCAGGATGATGTGGAAATCGAATCTGATGAACAGACAGATGCTTTTGTG gCTTACTTTGCTGATGGTAATAAG CAACAAGATCGGGAACCTGTATTTTCAGAAGAACTGGGACTAGCAATAGAGAAACTGAAGGATGGATTCACGCTTCAGGGACTCTGGGAAGTAATGGGTTGA
- the BBS5 gene encoding BBSome complex member BBS5 isoform X1 — protein sequence MTSVLDALWEDRDVRFDISPQQMKMRPGEVLIDCLDSIEDTKGNNGDRGRLLVTNLRIIWHSLALPRVNLSVGYNCIINITTRTANSKLRGQTEALYILTKCNNTRFEFIFTNVVPGSPRLFTSVIAVHRAYETSKMYRDLKLRSALIQNKQLRLLPQEQVYDKINGVWNLSSDQGNLGTFFITNVRIVWHANMNDSFNVSIPYLQIRSIKIRDSKFGLALVIESSQQSGGYVLGFKIDPVEKLQEAVKEINSLYRVYSASPIFGVDYEMEEKPQPLEDLTVEQVQDDVEIESDEQTDAFVAYFADGNKQQDREPVFSEELGLAIEKLKDGFTLQGLWEVMG from the exons ATGACGTCTGTGCTGGACGCGCTGTGGGAGGACAGGGATGTTCGCTTCGACATCTCCCCGCA ACAAATGAAAATGAGACCAGGAGAGGTTCTTATAGACTGTTTAGATTCTATTGAAGATACCAAAGGAAACAATGGAGACAGAG GTAGACTTCTAGTGACAAATTTACGGATTATTTGGCACTCATTGGCATTACCTAGAGTCAATCTCT CTGTTGGTTACAACTGCATTATAAATATAACCACGAGAACCGCTAACTCA AAACTACGAGGACAGACAGAAGCTCTTTATATATTAACTAAATGTAACAATACACGGTTCGAGTTCATATTTACTAATGTGGTTCCTGGGAGTCCCAGACTTTTCACTTCAGTTATTGCTGTACACAG AGCTTATGAAACTTCTAAAATGTACCGTGATCTTAAGCTGAGAAGTGCATTGATTCAAAACAAGCAACTGAGATTATTACCGCAAGAACAAGTATATGACAAAATCAATGGAGTCTGGAATTTATCTAGCGACCAG GGAAATCTGGGGACCTTTTTCATTACTAATGTGAGAATAGTTTGGCATGCAAATATGAATGACAGCTTTAATGTCAGCATACCATATCTGCAAATT CGTTCAATAAAGATTAGAGACTCAAAGTTTGGCTTGGCACTTGTCATAGAAAGTTCTCAGCAG AGTGGAGGATATGTACTTGGTTTTAAAATAGACCCTGTGGAGAAACTACAGGAGGCAGTGAAAGAAATAAATTCACTGTATAGAGTTTACTCAGCTAGCCCTATATTTGGAGTGGATTATGAAATGGAAGAAAAG CCTCAACCTCTTGAAGATCTGACAGTCGAACAGGTTCAGGATGATGTGGAAATCGAATCTGATGAACAGACAGATGCTTTTGTG gCTTACTTTGCTGATGGTAATAAG CAACAAGATCGGGAACCTGTATTTTCAGAAGAACTGGGACTAGCAATAGAGAAACTGAAGGATGGATTCACGCTTCAGGGACTCTGGGAAGTAATGGGTTGA
- the BBS5 gene encoding BBSome complex member BBS5 isoform X3: MTSVLDALWEDRDVRFDISPQQMKMRPGEVLIDCLDSIEDTKGNNGDRGRLLVTNLRIIWHSLALPRVNLSVGYNCIINITTRTANSKLRGQTEALYILTKCNNTRFEFIFTNVVPGSPRLFTSVIAVHRAYETSKMYRDLKLRSALIQNKQLRLLPQEQVYDKINGVWNLSSDQGNLGTFFITNVRIVWHANMNDSFNVSIPYLQISGGYVLGFKIDPVEKLQEAVKEINSLYRVYSASPIFGVDYEMEEKPQPLEDLTVEQVQDDVEIESDEQTDAFVAYFADGNKQQDREPVFSEELGLAIEKLKDGFTLQGLWEVMG; the protein is encoded by the exons ATGACGTCTGTGCTGGACGCGCTGTGGGAGGACAGGGATGTTCGCTTCGACATCTCCCCGCA ACAAATGAAAATGAGACCAGGAGAGGTTCTTATAGACTGTTTAGATTCTATTGAAGATACCAAAGGAAACAATGGAGACAGAG GTAGACTTCTAGTGACAAATTTACGGATTATTTGGCACTCATTGGCATTACCTAGAGTCAATCTCT CTGTTGGTTACAACTGCATTATAAATATAACCACGAGAACCGCTAACTCA AAACTACGAGGACAGACAGAAGCTCTTTATATATTAACTAAATGTAACAATACACGGTTCGAGTTCATATTTACTAATGTGGTTCCTGGGAGTCCCAGACTTTTCACTTCAGTTATTGCTGTACACAG AGCTTATGAAACTTCTAAAATGTACCGTGATCTTAAGCTGAGAAGTGCATTGATTCAAAACAAGCAACTGAGATTATTACCGCAAGAACAAGTATATGACAAAATCAATGGAGTCTGGAATTTATCTAGCGACCAG GGAAATCTGGGGACCTTTTTCATTACTAATGTGAGAATAGTTTGGCATGCAAATATGAATGACAGCTTTAATGTCAGCATACCATATCTGCAAATT AGTGGAGGATATGTACTTGGTTTTAAAATAGACCCTGTGGAGAAACTACAGGAGGCAGTGAAAGAAATAAATTCACTGTATAGAGTTTACTCAGCTAGCCCTATATTTGGAGTGGATTATGAAATGGAAGAAAAG CCTCAACCTCTTGAAGATCTGACAGTCGAACAGGTTCAGGATGATGTGGAAATCGAATCTGATGAACAGACAGATGCTTTTGTG gCTTACTTTGCTGATGGTAATAAG CAACAAGATCGGGAACCTGTATTTTCAGAAGAACTGGGACTAGCAATAGAGAAACTGAAGGATGGATTCACGCTTCAGGGACTCTGGGAAGTAATGGGTTGA